From Punica granatum isolate Tunisia-2019 chromosome 1, ASM765513v2, whole genome shotgun sequence:
TACCCTAACATCTCAATGTgctttttctcatattttaaAAGGTATGTCAAcaattataaaatatctactatcttataatttatagaGTCTTTATGGGTCTTTAATAGAGaatatttacatataattCTTGGGTGATTATTTATATGTTGTTCTTCGTAGATTTTGCTCTTTTTAAGGATATCATACGGTTCCCTCTCTGTTAAAAGATATTATTTGATCATCTTTTAGCGctttctttctaattttttcttcattctcttGCTCATATTTTCATAGAAAGTAGGAAATTAAGCGGTAGGGGCCCTTAACCATCAACCACCACCCACCGTttatacaaaaagtaaacGTTTTggtttgaaataaaaaagtattttgaatgtttttatcttttttggtACTTATtccaattaaaaattgataagaaattaaaattatatgtgaTTTACAAATAAAAGAAGATTAGCAAtgattattcattactttcaaggtaattttttttacaaagaaTTAGCATTATAAGCAattagacaattttttttttatatattttttttcattttcctttaacAGTGGTCATTCTATTTACTCTTGATTGGATTTTAATCCTGCATATGAGGAAGGCTCCttatattaattagttatagctcacattttatttttgcatttttaaaaatttattatatgtgtAATACAACAACAATATTAACTTACCAATGTacttaaaatgaatatttattacaatgtttttgattaaatattaaaattgaattttttttattcttttgtttCAATTAACTACTTCAAAATTTCAACAAATATATGATAGTTTGGGAATGTGAAATATTAAGATATGATACCTTACCTTCTTATATtaaccttaatttttttaaaggaaaattgacttaattctggaaaaaaaagaattaattatttatgattattgatgttaaattatgttttatctaaataaaaaatcatcaaTATACATTAGTGATACTAAGTAGTTCATATTTATTGATTAGGTATCTTTAAACAAACCAAAAAGATTATTAATGatgttatataattaattatatatttttggatgaaatttaattttttttatatattttctagcattttaTATTTATCATGTTTTACCACTTGATCGAGAAACCTTTCACGTGCAATGCACGTGTAGATTCACTAATACAACGAAGTGTATGGGAAAATACTTTTTAAGAGAACTAGGCTGTGAATTGCATCAAAGttggagaagaagattaagaaataaaaagagtaaaatgaCCGAGCATcgcaaaaaaggaaaacttcGGGAACTAAAATGTACGTATTGCCTGACCTGAAGTTGCTCTTGGTCGTTCATAACCAAAAATGCATCGGCGCCAAGACGGTCCATGGCTTCGATACGCTTGGCCGGAGACCTACTTATTACAGTGACCTCGAGGCCGAGAGCTTTTGCAAACTTAACAGCCATATGGCCGAGGCCACCAAGGCCTACCAAGCCCAATCTCGTCCCAGGCTTAGAAAGCCCATAATATACAAGGGGACTATACACTGTTACACCGGCACAAAGCAGAGGGGCTGCCCCGTCTAGTGCCAGACCGTCGGGCACTCGCACTGCAAAGTGCTCATCCACCACCAACTTATCTGAGTATCCGCCGTAAGTCATTGACCCATCGGCTCGGTTCAAGGAGTTGTACGTCCCGATGACCTTTGAGCAGTAGTTTTCTGAGCCTTGAGTACAGTTTTCACATTCCCGACAAGAACTGACCATGCAACCGACCCCGGCCTTTTCGCCAAGCCGAAATTTCTTGACATTGTCCCCTACTTCTATTACTTCGCCTATGATTTCGTGGCTGTGAAGGTTACAGATAAATTACAGTAGTTAATCAAAACAAGAACAAATGATTAGACTTCATATATACTGTTAATTAGAATGTAATTCCTCTGATCATATATACCCAGGCACGATAGGGTAAATGGTAATCCCCagttcattcttgatgaagtaAAGGTCCGTGTGGCATATCCCGCAATACAGAATCTTCAGCGTAATGTCGCTACTGCCATTAGCCCTGGAAAAATTGCAATCGGGCAAAGTTCATAAGTACTTGGATTTATCTGTGCAGTTATTAGCCAAGGAAAGCCATGGATGGCAATTCCTACAAGTATTCTAGATCAATTACATAGGTTGCCTACATGCTGATCGGAATTTGTTTTCGTAATTTCAAACACGGCAGGTAAGTAGTCCGAGATCACTGAATTTCCTAGATTGGTCAATTCTAAACGGTTACCTGACCTTGTGCGGAATTTAAACGGAGAGAGAACCCCAGAAGTGTCTCTAGCAGCCCATCCGCAAGCCTCCATGGATGGATGGATAGCGGTTCCCTCCAATTCCTTTGGACTTTGacgttaattaattatgacaGAGGAAGTGATCATGGAAGAGAATTTCTGAAGCTTGTGGAGTGGGAGATTTATGGAAGAAGCATTGGTTCAACGAAGGAGTCAGCAGTGACGTTGGAAGGAACTTGTggcatttttaattattagtatTGGCACATTTGACGGTGAAAAGAAGTTCAAGTGGATACCCCATTAACAGATAGGAATAGGAATTTCATGGAAGTTGAATCGCCCGATAATGGATCAAGCCAAGGAAAAGAGCAAGACATATATTGGTCATATCCTCCCCAAGAGTAGATCACGATCAATGACATCATCCACTTGGTGACCCGACGATCCAGCACATGAACGCCTGTCGGAAAACTGAAGGTCTGATACACTCACCAGTCCTTGTACGTATCAATGGCGTTCCCTAAGGGCATGGCGCCCAGTACTTGGAGACAATCTGCATAGTCATTGATAAAGTCCATCCTTCTCCTCCACGAGCTGATAAACTCCCATTACTCCAAGGCCATGTCTGATCGACtggactcttttttttttttttttttttcaaatcctTATCCGATGGTTGATGACGATTAGGACAATATTTTGAGAGAATTGGACAAGATTATTATTAAGGCCCAAATCCTGCTCAAGGGATGAATTGAACCCATAATATGTTTTTAAGCTAAATTAATGACAGAAGCACCCTTCTTTAGGCATCTAATTTTCGATTTTTGTTCCACCGTACAGGGAGAACTTCCTAGAGGGGTAGTGGTGTCCTGCATCGAAAACGGTCTCCTCGACTGAGCTTGCCAATGCCATCTGAGGCCATCGACCACTCAACCGAGGTTGTTGACGATTGCCGATGCCTTTTAAGCCCGTCGGCGACCATTATCCAGGCGATGGTTGCCAGCGTAGGCCACACCGCCCCAAATATTGTTctcatcttttattttttctaagattatttgttttgtaagaaaattaataaaaaaacccTCAAAAAATAGGACATAATTGTCTTTTTAAGGTAATATTGTCTTCTTCCTGATAGTTGAGGACAAAATTGCCTTTTCACTAATAATTGAGGATAAAACTGTCATTTCAATCTTATATCCCAATCATCTACTCTTTCGTGCTTCAAACATAAGattgagattttaaaatccataAGAAATCAATCCCTCCATCCCGAGAGAAAATCCTAGCTTATCTGGACGCCCAAACACAGCCCAAGAGTTCAAGTGATGACCATGTCCACCCActtccttttattttactaacttataattaattacagATAGCTAATGcgccattctccatatagtcATTTTCGCTATTGAGTAGTGAAAGGATGCAAATCCTACCTGAGTCAAAAGGTCGGCTTAGTGAgagacaaatatataaatatattatatattatatatatataggtgtgTTTTCCAAGTACATGCActgtatatgtatgtgtgaAAGTATAATTAGTGCATTATATTATGGCATTATCCATAGGCAGCTTTCGGTTTGTGGAAAATGCATTAACAAAATCAATCATAGAAGAATCCACATGAGCCCACTTTTATGTATTACCTTTATTTTCACGTTGGAGATTAGTTGCTTAATgaatcatataatatatgatcaTGGATCAACTGTAACATCCTTTAaagtttatataataatatataagaagatCACacttgtgtatatatatatatatatatttcatattgaATTTCGGATACATATATACTTCTCTCAAAAGATTCAGTCAATATTTTTCTTGAGCCTATGCCTAAATGAGATCAatcaaaattgataaattgaaAACCTCGTCGTCACCCCCAACAATTTCCTTTTGACGTGCATCACATGACAAATCAATCCTCCCTTCCAGCAACCAttaatagggaaaaaaaaccttattaatatatatccaAGTAATAGCAACAATTAATAGCAACAATCCTCAATTTTTTGCCAAGTAAAACCAAAATCTTGAATAggaataataacaaaaaaaaaatgaatactTTCTCCTATGGCTGCTTCCTCAATTAAAGGCAGTCTATTATTATGGCAGATCACTTCAGTTCCACgaatttattttgtattgCCATCCCAGCAAAATATACGTCTAAGCCTCCTCGAGAGTTTTCCTGATGTCAATGACAAAACGATACTTGACATCGCCCTTGGCAAGGCGTTCCAGGGCAGTATTAACATAGTCGACTGGAATGACCTCTATGTCGGCTGTTATGTTATGCTTTGCTGCAAAATCGATCATCTCCTGGGTCTCCTTGATCCCCCCGACGCAACTCCCATATATACCATTCGCCCCTGTTTAACCCAGTAAAACCGACTGGTTATAGCACACATTTCTCTGTCAATTTCAAATTCCGTCTTGCAAATGATATAAAAGATGGTGAATTTTGATCAAACAAGGTCTCAAGCGACTAGCTGGTGCAGTAGATGAACTGTGTGCATTTCTCGTGCTTAAGTAGGGTGTCTGGAATGACTAATTTACCGAAAATAATGGGTAACGCGGGCAACTGAAGGGGCTTATCGGGTGCACCGACGATGATGATCTTGCCACGTGTCTTGAGCAGACCAATCAAAGGCAATAGAGAGTGCACCGCTGAGACTGTGTCGATGATACCATCCATTGTTCCTAGTGCACCCTATAACATCAAACATGTATCTATACATAAGTTACCAAAAGATATCTATATCAACTAGTAGAGGGTTTATCGGTTTTAACAATTATGACCTGTATTTGACTCATGTCCGTGCTGACGAGGAATGAGTCGGCACCGAGGTGCTTGAGAGCCTCCTCTCTCTTGCCTGGGGAGGTGCTGATGACTGTCACCTTGACACCCAGAGCTTTCGCAAACTTCACAGCCACGTGCCCTAGCCCGCCAAGTCCGACCACACCCACATGGACCCCAGGTCGGTCCAGCCCGTGGAACTTCAGCGGGCTGTAGACTGTGATCCCGGCACACAGCAGAGGTGCTGCAGCATCAAGGGGCAGGGCATCAGGAATCCTTAACGTGAAGCACTCTTCGACCACCATTATGTTGGAGTAGCCTCCGTAGGTCATGGAGCCGTCAGGGTACGGACGCCCTCCGTAAGTGAGGACCATTTGGTGGCAGTAGTTCTCATCGTGGCCGTGGCAGTTGTCACAGGAGCCACAAGACCAGATCAAGCAGCCGACTCCGACTTTGTCTCCGACCTTGAACTTCTCCACCTTGCTTCCCACCTCAGTCACTTCCCCAATAATTTCATGCCTAGCAGCATATACATGCGCATCCATCAGCACATTGCAATAATTATCGACGTCGGGTTTCACCAGTAATTTATCCATTGTTTATAATTATGATCGAGTGAATGATCTTTTATCACAGTACATTAATTCCTGATGCACGTACggatatataagaaaattgtTGGATATTATGAGAAGAGTTTCTATAACACGGTTAATTTGTGCACCACAAGACCATATTTTACGATTTGTGAGTTTCAGTTtatcttttttcccctttttttttctcccttttccAATTGACATCGTGCAATATGTGGACCAATTTTCATCATTCTCCAAGCTTTTTCAGGAGATTTTGCCCATACTAGActtctttttgaaaataattcacATAATAGACTTCCTCAAAAactatttcctaaaatagatttatgctagttttttttattatctttctaGTCCCTATaacttattgatttttttcttttaaattcatATACAAAAAGCCTAATTTAGTTATTATCATGAATGAATTATTTACAAATTTGTTGTAAACatatcttaaaataaattttgcttAAATCAATCTATAAGGTTTATGGATGAAACTACAAAATACATGTTAGAATTTTATTAGAGCtttgttaaattaaaagtatagGAAACTAGATTGTCAAAATGTTATTATGtagaataaaaagaattacgggaatatatatttcttttttctggaTTTACAGGAATATATATTGACAATTTCAAACCAGTTGATAGAAAGTATGATTATAGCAAACTTAGGAGAGATGCTCTGGAATTAAAATTCTTCCCCTTAAAAAAAGTCATAACAGTGTACAAGATTATCATAATTAAGATGTATAATCTTCATATAATTGTCATACATAGTGAAAAATACACCAAATTTACAATAAATATGTTCTAAGGTATGCATGTACTAACTAAAACTATTCCCTATTGTTTTATTCCgatagttta
This genomic window contains:
- the LOC116214183 gene encoding probable mannitol dehydrogenase, producing MSKSPELEHPQKAFGWAARDASGVLSPFKFSRRATGDKDVKFRVLYCGICHTDIHNVKNEWGVTKFPVVPGHEIIGEVTEVGSKVEKFKVGDKVGVGCLIWSCGSCDNCHGHDENYCHQMVLTYGGRPYPDGSMTYGGYSNIMVVEECFTLRIPDALPLDAAAPLLCAGITVYSPLKFHGLDRPGVHVGVVGLGGLGHVAVKFAKALGVKVTVISTSPGKREEALKHLGADSFLVSTDMSQIQGALGTMDGIIDTVSAVHSLLPLIGLLKTRGKIIIVGAPDKPLQLPALPIIFGANGIYGSCVGGIKETQEMIDFAAKHNITADIEVIPVDYVNTALERLAKGDVKYRFVIDIRKTLEEA
- the LOC116214192 gene encoding probable mannitol dehydrogenase, whose translation is MEACGWAARDTSGVLSPFKFRTRANGSSDITLKILYCGICHTDLYFIKNELGITIYPIVPGHEIIGEVIEVGDNVKKFRLGEKAGVGCMVSSCRECENCTQGSENYCSKVIGTYNSLNRADGSMTYGGYSDKLVVDEHFAVRVPDGLALDGAAPLLCAGVTVYSPLVYYGLSKPGTRLGLVGLGGLGHMAVKFAKALGLEVTVISRSPAKRIEAMDRLGADAFLVMNDQEQLQAATATMDGILNTASGAHNLTPLINLLKTNGKLILLGAFAAPAEIPVFPMLIGRKLVGGSVIGGMKETQEVMDFAAKHHITADVEVIHIDYVNTAMDRLAHGDVKYRFVIDVANSLAPHT